A stretch of the Bacteroidota bacterium genome encodes the following:
- a CDS encoding OmpA family protein: MKLLSAILFFFLIAAHSYSQEANPYGIFSSKEAKKILKRARKDTDFGNFKDAEDKYVQLVKSDSANAVYNYELAVILYNNFDQIKSIPYFERAIKYSKDTIGEAFYFLASSYHLAKNFDSAEKNYRQYLSLVAKHGTTLWPDEEGELRNELLHKIEMCDNGRKLVKTPVEKITIHGKTHSFQIVNAGKNINTNFDDYDAVLTSDDSLMYFTSRREGTTGGKVDWDDKYFEDIYVSSKQNDAWSLASNLGAPINSDKHEAVISASADKKTIYFYKGVKQGTFYYSVKKNNNEWSNPEILNEKSDLNTKAWETSFFGFTLANNELYVVSDRAGGKGGRDIYLSKRQTDGTWGPLTNIGEPINSEFDEDAPFLTSDGKTMYFASSGHNSMGGFDIFKSERNGDKWSEPVNLGAPINTPGEDIFFTIANKSDRAFYSSNDNKPGGTCDMDIYMIDLCDDIPTTTISGLAMGISKGIVVVSDKATGKEVHSFEIKDGKYSGTIEHGKNYLFTLKTEGLEPAPVEVYIPRQCKRYDVYQELNFTKAGEPLAVKNAFFDIKTQANGMNYSEFLAKADKSKLSGYSEATVNTHPMMIVMVDTIKKVTATKDTATGKMKIDTATSIKTTIAFNNVLFDFNKSNLKKEFMPELDKAVALLKKNYPQVKFEVAGHTDSKGTEKYNLNLSKRRADAVVNYLASKGISRSRMKVAGYGATKPIASNSTEEGMAKNRRTEIVIIQ, translated from the coding sequence ATGAAACTACTTTCAGCAATTTTATTTTTCTTCCTCATCGCAGCGCATTCTTATTCACAGGAAGCAAACCCCTATGGAATTTTTTCAAGCAAGGAGGCGAAAAAAATTCTGAAGAGAGCAAGAAAGGATACTGACTTCGGCAATTTCAAAGACGCAGAAGATAAATATGTTCAACTTGTAAAATCAGATTCCGCCAATGCAGTTTACAACTATGAACTCGCGGTTATACTCTACAATAATTTCGACCAGATAAAATCCATTCCTTATTTCGAGCGCGCCATAAAATATTCGAAAGACACCATTGGCGAAGCGTTTTATTTTCTTGCATCGTCCTATCATCTTGCCAAAAATTTTGACAGCGCAGAAAAAAACTACAGGCAATATCTTTCGCTGGTTGCAAAGCACGGAACCACTCTTTGGCCCGATGAAGAAGGCGAATTAAGAAATGAACTTCTTCATAAAATAGAAATGTGCGATAATGGCAGAAAACTTGTAAAAACTCCGGTAGAAAAAATTACTATTCATGGAAAGACACATTCCTTTCAGATTGTAAATGCGGGAAAAAACATTAATACCAATTTTGACGATTACGATGCCGTGCTTACTTCCGATGATTCATTGATGTATTTCACTTCGCGCAGAGAAGGAACCACAGGCGGAAAAGTGGATTGGGATGATAAATACTTTGAAGATATTTATGTATCGTCAAAACAAAATGATGCATGGTCATTGGCATCCAACCTTGGCGCTCCAATAAATTCAGATAAACACGAAGCGGTAATCAGTGCTTCTGCCGACAAAAAGACAATTTATTTTTATAAAGGCGTGAAGCAGGGAACATTTTATTACAGCGTTAAAAAAAATAATAATGAATGGTCGAACCCGGAAATCCTGAATGAGAAATCAGATTTGAATACCAAAGCATGGGAAACAAGTTTTTTCGGATTCACGCTTGCGAACAATGAATTGTATGTGGTGAGCGACAGGGCAGGAGGCAAAGGCGGAAGAGATATTTATCTTTCAAAACGGCAAACCGATGGAACCTGGGGACCGTTAACAAATATTGGCGAGCCCATCAATTCTGAATTTGACGAAGATGCTCCGTTCCTCACTTCCGATGGAAAGACAATGTATTTTGCTTCTTCGGGACATAACAGCATGGGCGGCTTTGATATTTTTAAATCGGAACGCAATGGAGATAAATGGTCGGAGCCGGTGAATCTGGGAGCGCCCATTAATACTCCGGGCGAAGATATTTTTTTCACCATCGCAAATAAATCTGACCGCGCGTTTTATTCTTCCAATGATAATAAGCCGGGCGGAACCTGCGATATGGATATTTACATGATTGATTTATGCGATGACATTCCCACCACTACTATCAGCGGTCTTGCTATGGGAATTTCAAAAGGAATAGTGGTGGTGTCTGATAAAGCAACGGGAAAGGAAGTTCATTCTTTTGAAATTAAGGACGGAAAATATTCCGGCACCATTGAGCATGGAAAAAATTATTTATTCACGCTGAAAACCGAAGGGCTTGAACCGGCACCGGTGGAAGTTTATATTCCCAGGCAATGCAAGCGCTATGATGTATACCAGGAACTTAATTTTACCAAAGCAGGCGAACCTTTGGCGGTGAAGAATGCTTTCTTCGATATAAAAACTCAGGCAAACGGAATGAACTATTCCGAATTTCTTGCCAAAGCCGACAAAAGCAAATTATCCGGCTACAGCGAAGCCACTGTGAACACTCACCCCATGATGATTGTAATGGTTGATACAATTAAAAAAGTAACCGCTACAAAAGACACTGCTACCGGAAAAATGAAAATTGATACCGCCACTTCCATTAAAACAACCATTGCATTTAACAATGTGCTTTTTGATTTCAATAAATCAAATCTGAAAAAAGAATTTATGCCTGAACTCGACAAAGCGGTTGCGCTTCTGAAAAAAAATTATCCGCAAGTAAAATTTGAAGTGGCAGGTCATACTGATTCCAAAGGCACTGAAAAATATAATTTGAATCTCTCCAAACGCAGGGCAGATGCTGTTGTAAATTATCTTGCTTCGAAAGGAATCAGCCGCAGCAGGATGAAAGTAGCAGGTTACGGTGCCACCAAACCCATCGCATCAAATTCCACCGAAGAAGGAATGGCGAAAAACCGAAGGACTGAGATTGTAATTATCCAGTAG
- a CDS encoding Smr/MutS family protein produces MKFNIGDKVSFLNDKSSGIITNILSNFRVLVTNEDGFEVSVSIDEIVPLADESIYKIDERKIDEKEEKKVSPPKLLSNEAWEVDLHLRNETENLKTDYEKLLYQLNYFRKCMDAAIAHRIKKIIFIHGVGKGTLKQEIIRTLKKYERAKQYDAPYKKYGAGAIVVEIS; encoded by the coding sequence ATGAAATTTAATATAGGAGATAAAGTTTCTTTTCTGAATGACAAAAGCAGTGGGATAATCACAAACATTCTCAGCAACTTCCGGGTGCTGGTAACGAATGAAGATGGTTTTGAAGTTTCCGTTTCCATAGATGAAATTGTTCCGCTGGCAGATGAATCTATTTACAAAATAGATGAAAGAAAGATTGATGAGAAAGAAGAAAAGAAGGTAAGTCCGCCAAAACTTTTGAGCAATGAAGCATGGGAGGTTGATTTGCATTTAAGAAACGAAACCGAAAATTTAAAAACCGACTATGAAAAACTTCTTTATCAACTAAACTATTTCAGAAAATGCATGGATGCTGCAATTGCACATCGAATCAAAAAAATAATTTTCATTCACGGAGTTGGAAAAGGAACACTGAAGCAGGAAATTATCCGCACGCTGAAAAAATATGAGCGCGCAAAACAGTACGATGCTCCTTATAAAAAATATGGCGCTGGCGCTATTGTAGTAGAAATTAGTTAA